From Bacillus sp. Marseille-P3661:
AATTGATGAATGCCTTAAAGCAGTAGTATACCCTTGAGTTAAGCGGACTAATACGTCTTCACCCGTAATTGACTCATGATCAGCATCTGTACCCAGCAACTTCATTTTCGTTAATGTTTTCTCTGATGCACCAGGAAAATGGCCTTCAATCGGCTTTCTTAAACGTTTCGTTTCCTGCATCCAATGTATAAAAAAGTCATCTCCATCTAGAGCCTTTGGCCATGATGTTAATTCTCCGCCTTGCAGCACTAAATCATGTTCCAACCAATCCTTTAAATTTTCTGGAGAAAAAATTTGATTTTCACCTTCGATTTCTGATTGCGCATCATATCTGCACCACCAATATAAAGATGCTGGTACGTCCTTTAGCTCATCCATCAAAGAAAACGCTTTCTCTTTTGAAAGATGTAAAGCAAAAACTAAATTATCATTAATGATTGTTGTCGTTCCCCTTTGTGATGCATATTGGGCAAACGTATGGGGATTATATAACTGAAACGGATGGGCATGTGGCTCAATATAACCTGGTACAACAAACAAGTTTTCACAATCCACAATTTCCGTTTTAGATGTATTTTCAGGTAATGCATTTCCTACATAAATAATGCGATTATCATAAATCCAAATATTTGAAGTTATCCATTTCTTTAAATATTGATTTAAATAAGTTGCATTTTTAAGCAGTATGGAGGGTGCTTTCTTTCCATCTACCACTGCGATTTGCTCACGTAGCTGTTTGGTCCTCCATCTGTATCGTTGATCTGGCATGGTAATCCTCCGTTCTACCTTTTTACTATCGAAGTTAGTTTTTTGGATAGTATAGAAATGACATCGGAATTAAAATTTAATATTTCCGAGTTTTTTCCTAATTTACCCTATCGTAACACATGTCACAGTTTAACGCACTAAAGAGACATGTAAAAATTATTAAATTTTATTGACAATTGTTAAGGAGGCACATTATTAATGATTAAACCAAACATCGGTATTGTTAATGCACTGGTTCGTATTACTTTCGGCCTTGCCATGCTTTCATGGTCCACCGCTAAGATGGTTAAACGCCCTTGGCGAGAATCTTACTTTTTTGTGGCAGTAATGGCTGCTATGAAAGTTGCTGAAGGGATCACTAAATTTTGCCCTTTAACTGCATTATTTGAACAATATCAGCAGCAACAAAACCAAAACGGGCAGCAACAGCAAGGTCCAAATCAGCAACAACAGCAACATGATTCCACAGATAGTCAAAAAGAAGTGGTAAACCCAAGTTAGATTGCAAAAAAATCCCCTGTAATAACAATTACAGGGGCAGCAAAATAATATGACGAATTGTAAAGGAGTGATACTTTGTTTTGGGAATATGTCCT
This genomic window contains:
- a CDS encoding YgaP family membrane protein, with the protein product MIKPNIGIVNALVRITFGLAMLSWSTAKMVKRPWRESYFFVAVMAAMKVAEGITKFCPLTALFEQYQQQQNQNGQQQQGPNQQQQQHDSTDSQKEVVNPS